From the Elaeis guineensis isolate ETL-2024a chromosome 16, EG11, whole genome shotgun sequence genome, the window CGAATCAACCCATGGTGGCAGCTGAGACAAGCTTGTCAATGGTCTGAGCATCAGTCTTGAAGGACTTGGCCAACACATCTTCGTCAATGCCACTGCCAAACAAAGTCTTTGGAAGAGACACTGTGCCGGCGTTAGCACTGCCGAATGCAGACAAGGCAACAGCTGGGTACCTGGGGTCTTTGTTCGCTTGGAAGTGCACCAGGCCCTTGGGGAACACAAACATGTCACCAGTCCGAAGCACCTGAGTGAAGAGCGTGTTGTTGGAGTCCACGAGCCCGACTTGGAGCCATCCTTGCACGACAAGGAGAAGCTCTGCCGACCGAGGGTGGTTGTGGGGTGGATTGATGCCCCCAGGTGCAAACTGGAGCGCAGCATACGAGACGCTCTGCCCCATGAGTGCTGGGAACTCCACCTGGCTCGCCTTGGTCACCTTAAATGTTGCATCCATGGGAGCACCCCTCAAGGCCTGTTTGAGCCCTTTGAAGGTGAAGAAGTCGGCATCTGGAGTGACTCCATCaggaactatgaaatctgatgtGATGTCAGGGTCTCCGGCATGCGTGCCGAGGAGGGTTGCGAGAACTATGGCAAGAGTTAGCCATGCATTGGAAGCCATTTTTTCTTGGTGTCTGGTGCTTCTTCTGGATGCATGGCTAAGGAGTAAGGTGGGGTATAAATAGGCATGCAGAAGCACTGAAAGGAAGAAATTTTCAAGGAATGGACTCGATATGCATTGTTAATTTTAATGCAAGATCTGCATGCCGGCCTGGAAGGAATGCTTGTCTATTGCCATAGTTTGACACATTCCATAGCTGACAACCAGGCATTCTATGTAATGTTTTCGATTTTGTAATTTTCTGGTCTGCCTTGTTGCGGTACTGATTCAAACTATTCTTATTTAGAGGGCCTCCATGAACTATAGTGTATGTTTGTTAGTACTGGCTCAAGGTAACTTGCCTTGAGCGAATTACAAATTGATCTGCTAACAAACTATTGCCAAAGAGGGTGCCAACTGGCTGGTAGGGAAATTGCAGGGAAAATCTCTCATGTTGATGCAGGAGACCTCAGTTTGATCCCTTCCTCACTTTGATATCCGGCAGGCTTCTATACTTTGCTTTTTCCGAGACTTATGTGCATGGAAAGATGTCCGTACTCTTTCAGCATGTATGTGTGTCAATGCTCAGTTATATATCAGATATTCTTCTGTTTTAGTAGTTAGTACGATGGTTGTGTAacacccggcccaattgggcccagaatcagcccacagcccatacaaaaaaaaacaaaaaaaaaacaggggagaagactcccaaagggagtcttcttcctccattcaccggctcccaattggagtcggaaagagccccctccggctctatttaaggaggagaaccctcctctctccctctcatcagaGAATCTCGGGTCAATCGACGGCGATCGTCGGGAAAAGTGCTGCGGATACCCTTACTGTGCCCGTCCCAGTTTCTCGTcggaaagcctcgccggcgtcgaaggtgagcctcctcctccttcctctcttctctcctttcttttccGTGTCGGTGCGCACGCTCGCTGGCGACcggtgtcgccggattttgttgcgaaagaacctctatttttgcccgttttttttcgattttccgacgccggtggtcaccaccgaccaccggtttggcctctcTAAACCCATGAGGGTTACCCCCTTTGCTGCCGGTCTTTACCGTGTCGGCCGTggtccgaacggccggtcaaaagGAGGGGActtgtcggtcccctgtttcggccaagaaagagcccgaagaagaaaagaaaaagagaaaagaaataaaaaagaagaagaagagagagaaattttctctctcttctctccctcctttctctctctttcctctcccctctctctacattctctctatattttttctctctaaattctctctctattttctctctctagatctttctctctttttatggattttgtctctctagagtctttctctctttctttgatttcatcacagaccctaggataaacttgagatgaaaataagatgatctgagattgctccaaaattcgtgcagtagatcttaTCCCAGCTCGAtcttatttgaaatttataatatttgattcatattgagtcaccttgataggacatctgatgatctcgatcatgattatcttatctgaaggatacgaagattctctccctattttctctctctactttctctctctagaattttctctctcttcatgaatttctctctcgagaagtcttatggatcagctacaaaaggactcacctccacggggtatgcaaacttcactatgaaaaaaaaattttacaagaggagatctcaccctcaaccctcgtacacccaatttttctctcacagaaagttctccctcataaaagctctctctcttggaaaacccctttgaacccctgaagtgaccacTATCCGCTGTTCAGGAGCTTCTTGCTCCTTCTCTCCACAATGTCACGATCTCTCTCTCTTCACGAGCTCGGGCTTTCCACCATTGAAGCCCGTCCACGCTGCACAGGACCACCAGACGAACCACTAACACACTCTCTGTAGCATAGATCAAGCTTTTTGTAGGCTTCAACCCttcttagattaggtttagaaagtgattaggagtcctaaacaacctCAAATAAGTCCAAAATCCTTCTCCAGCCATCGGATCGTGACCGAAAACTATCCACGCCCTcgcggtccatggaatagtatcgtggagcgtgcaaaatgcgtgggaaatgcccatgcggtccactcgctgggccgtggaccacccgatccacggtggaccggggtgtAGGCCCCAGGCACggcacctgggcctgggccggcccacgcgcACCGGCCTGGGCCGCGTCTTGCGCATCTGGCCTGCGTGCTGCCGCATCCTGGGCGGCGTTCCGCCTCCTGCGGCCGTGCCGCCGCCAGCGGTCCTCCGTTGCCTCGAGTTCCGTACAAGCTTCAAAAgcacgtatcttctccgtccgagctccgtttggggtgatcttcatctcgttggactccatttctcatcatgaacctcactgtgggctcaatgtgaatcgaatctcgagacatcaaattctaacataGTGGCCTCATTAGAAACTAAACAGGAAGCTTAAGTCGGTCGATAAGCTCATCTACCACCATGTGCAGCGAGGCAATATTAACTGGGAACTCGATTCAGATGCCGCGAATTATTTTGGacatcattca encodes:
- the LOC140854232 gene encoding germin-like protein 9-3, with translation MASNAWLTLAIVLATLLGTHAGDPDITSDFIVPDGVTPDADFFTFKGLKQALRGAPMDATFKVTKASQVEFPALMGQSVSYAALQFAPGGINPPHNHPRSAELLLVVQGWLQVGLVDSNNTLFTQVLRTGDMFVFPKGLVHFQANKDPRYPAVALSAFGSANAGTVSLPKTLFGSGIDEDVLAKSFKTDAQTIDKLVSAATMG